The following are encoded in a window of Oncorhynchus keta strain PuntledgeMale-10-30-2019 chromosome 10, Oket_V2, whole genome shotgun sequence genomic DNA:
- the LOC118389286 gene encoding protein tyrosine phosphatase type IVA 1-like, translating into MARMNRPAPVEITYKNMRFLITHNPTNATLNKFIEELKKYGVTTVVRVCEATYDSTLVGKEGIQVLDWAFDDGAPPSNQIVDDWLNLLKTKFKEEPGCCIAVHCVAGLGRAPVMVALALIECGMKYEDAVQFIRQKRRGAFNSKQLFYLEKYRPKMRLRFKDSNGHRNNCCIQ; encoded by the exons ATGGCGCGTATGAACCGACCTGCCCCTGTGGAGATCACCTACAAAAACATGAGGTTCCTCATTACCCACAATCCAACCAATGCCACTTTGAATAAATTCATTGAG GAACTGAAGAAGTATGGAGTGACCACCGTTGTGAGAGTATGTGAGGCCACCTATGATTCCACCTTGGTGGGGAAAGAGGGAATACAGGTTCTG GATTGGGCGTTTGATGATGGAGCTCCCCCCTCTAACCAGATTGTTGATGATTGGTTGAACCTCCTGAAGACGAAGTTTAAGGAGGAGCCTGGTTGCTGCATTGCTGTCCACTGTGTAGCTGGCCTGGGGAG AGCCCCTGTCATGGTTGCCCTGGCTTTGATTGAATGTGGGATGAAATATGAAGACGCTGTCCAGTTCATCCGGCA GAAGCGTCGCGGAGCGTTCAACAGCAAGCAGCTTTTCTACCTGGAGAAGTATCGTCCAAAGATGCGCCTGCGCTTCAAAGACTCCAACGGCCACCGCAACAACTGCTGCATCCAGTAG